Part of the Thermomicrobiales bacterium genome is shown below.
CCAGCCCTTCGTCGACGGCAACAAGCGGGCAGCATTTGTAACGCTTGATGTCTTCCTGCGCGTCAACGGCCTGGAGTTCCGGGGAGATTCCCTGGAGCTGGCAGTACGCATCGAACAGATCGCCAAGGACCGGGAACACCGCGCCGAAGCAACCCTCGATTTCGCGCGCTGGTTGCGAGCGAGGGTTGAACCTCGCTAGGCGCCGCGCCGCGCGTCGAGTTCGGCGGTGAGGCGGCGGAGTATGACGTCGATCTGGTCGTCTTCCAGCCAGTGGGTATTGATCTGCAGCCGGTCGCGCAGCGCGTCGAGATGAATGGACGGGTCACCGGCGATGAGCGCCTGGACCACCGCGCGGTGGTTCCAGCGGTCATCCACGGGGTAGACACCAATGACCGGGAAGGGCCAAATCGCCTGATCGTCGTTGCGGGTGAGCCGCACGTCTGACCGGGTTCCAAGCGCGGCCATCAACCGGTCGGCCTGCGCCATGTGGCGGCGGTAGTCGGCTTCGTGGTCGTGGGCCAGGAAGCGCTCCAGCGCAACCCAGAGCCCGACCATCGTTTCCTTGCCGACCTTCATGCCGCGCCCGACGGAAGCATTGGGACTGCCATTCAAGCGGGCCGCTTCGATCAGGTCGGCGCGGCCGGCCAGCAAGCCCGATTCCGCTGGACCGCGGATGCCCTTTCCTCCGCTGTAGATGACCAGATCGGCCCCGCGCTCGATCCAGATGCGCAAGTGACTCACGGGCGGGAGGGTGGACGCGGCATCGACGAACACCGGCACATTGCGCGCATGCGCGATTTCGACCACCTGCTCGAAGGGGAGCGCGCCGGGTCCGTTGTATTGCGACTGATGGAACGCCACCGCGGCGGTGCGGTCGGTGATCGCTTGCTCCAGTTCGGCGGGATCGGTGCGCTCCCAGGTTCCGATGAGCGTCAACCGCCCGCCCCCAACCCGGTACATGCGGTCGTACATGATGCGGTGCGCGCGGTGGAAGACGATTTCGTTCGGGAAGCCGTCGCTGTCCGGCAGGGCGGCGATGCGCTCGGGATTGCTCCCGGCCACGCAGGCCGCTGCGGCCAGCACCATACCGGCTGCCGATCCGCAGGTGACCAGCCCCGCCTCCGCGCCGGTCACTTCGGCAATCCGCTGGCCAACCGCGCGGTTGAGTTCCTCGATATCGACGAAGCGCGTGGAGGCTTCGGCCATCGCGGCCAATACCTCGGGTTCCATCAACGACCCGCCGGCCAACGTGGTGGGTCCGCGCCCGTTGATGATCGGTCTGGCCCCAATACGCTGGTAGATCGACTCGCTCGTCATCGAATCTCTCCGCTTTTCGCTCACGACAAGGTTGGCTGAGCGATCTCTCGTGCGATCGCTTCCAACGCAACGTCCCGGCCCGCGCGATAGGCCTCCCAGGTCGGCTGGGCAAAGAGATCGGGCGGGATCCACGGACGCCGGTCCCACGGCCAGCCGCTCTGCCACTGCAGATCGGAGATGTTGACCCGCGTGCCAGACCAGGGAAGCACGAACTCGATGCTCTCACCGGTGAAACTCGGCGACGATCCGGTTGGTTCTCCCGCGAAGATTGCATGCGAATGCAGATCGAGATAGGTGGCGAAATTCTGCGCCGCCGACCAGGTGCGCCGCCCGATGATGACAAAGAGCTTGCCGGGTTGGTTCCAGGGGCTGGCGATCAGCGTGTGGAGA
Proteins encoded:
- a CDS encoding type II toxin-antitoxin system death-on-curing family toxin, with protein sequence MIRYLTVAEVIELHRAILGRMGERLEPLRDEGLLESALMRAQTAAYYEDADLTTQAVLMAVGISQNQPFVDGNKRAAFVTLDVFLRVNGLEFRGDSLELAVRIEQIAKDREHRAEATLDFARWLRARVEPR
- a CDS encoding aminotransferase class V-fold PLP-dependent enzyme, giving the protein MTSESIYQRIGARPIINGRGPTTLAGGSLMEPEVLAAMAEASTRFVDIEELNRAVGQRIAEVTGAEAGLVTCGSAAGMVLAAAACVAGSNPERIAALPDSDGFPNEIVFHRAHRIMYDRMYRVGGGRLTLIGTWERTDPAELEQAITDRTAAVAFHQSQYNGPGALPFEQVVEIAHARNVPVFVDAASTLPPVSHLRIWIERGADLVIYSGGKGIRGPAESGLLAGRADLIEAARLNGSPNASVGRGMKVGKETMVGLWVALERFLAHDHEADYRRHMAQADRLMAALGTRSDVRLTRNDDQAIWPFPVIGVYPVDDRWNHRAVVQALIAGDPSIHLDALRDRLQINTHWLEDDQIDVILRRLTAELDARRGA